A region of the Pseudomonas sp. A34-9 genome:
GCTCACGAATGTAGCCCAGTTGCAGGCTGCGCGTGCGCGCGCCGAGGGCCAGGTGCATCATCACCACCACCAGCGCGTCCGGGCCTTCGCCGAAACGCAGCAGAATCGCACCGCGACCTTTAGGGCCGGGCAACGGGTGATCTTCAATCGCCCACGGGCGCAGGCGACTGAGCACGCCATTGCTGTGCTGGGCCAGTCGACCGAGGTTGCGATTGAGTTGTTGATACCAGTAGGGAAAGGCGCCGAGATGGGCCAGATGTTCGACCTGATTGACGTAGCCCGAACGCAGGCTGCCGCCATCGGCTTCCTGCAGGGCGACCAGATCGAAGTCGCGCAGCAGGTCACCGATCTTTTGCAGATTGCCTGAGCGTCCGTTGTGCGGCAGCAAGTGCTGCCAGCTGCGGGTCAGGTAATGCCGATAGCGCTCGGTACTGATGCCGACCTGGATGTTGAAACTGAGCAAGCGCAGACGCTGGTCTGCGGGCAGGCCCGTGGACTCCAGGTGATGCTCGTTGACCTGCGGATCATGCAGGCCAACGATGCGTTCAGACTTCCAGCGGCGCATGGCGGTCGCCGCGCTTAGTTGGCAGCAGCCTTGGTTGCCGCTCGCTCTTTGGCGACCAGTTGATCAGCCAGTTTCAAGGCTTCTTCGGCACCACCGGCGGAGCCGATGTCGAAGCGGTATTTACCGTTGACGATCATGGTAGGTACGCCAGTGATTTCATACTTCTTGGCCAGTTCGCGAGCTTTGACGATCTGCCCCTTGATGGCGAACGAGTTGAAGGTGGCAAGGAACTTGTCCTTGTCGACGCCTTGGGTGGCGAGGAAGTCAGCCATTTCTTCCGGGGTGACCAACTTCTTGTGTTCTTTCTGGATCGCGTTGAATACCGCCGCGTGAACCTTGTGCTCGACACCCATGGCTTCCAGGGTCAGGAACATCTGGCCGTGAGCGTCCCAAGGGCCGCCGAACATGGCAGGGATGCGCACGAAGTTGACGTCGGACGGCAGTTTTTCAACCCATGGGTTGATCACCGGCTCGAAGGCGTAGCAGTGCGGGCAGCCGTACCAGAACAGCTCGACCACTTCGATCTTGCCAGGCTCTGCCACCGGCACCGGGTTGGCCAATTCGACATAAGGTGCGGCAGGGGCTTCGGCGGCTTGAGCGGTCACGCCGAACAGGCTGGCAGCGACGAGGGCGGCGCTGATGATCAGATTACGCATGCTTTACTCCTGGACAATTTGGGTCGCCTCGCGCGACCTGTTTTCAGACAGATCCTGGCGGGCATGAGTTCTGTAGTGTAACGGCAGCGGCCACAAAAAAGGGCGGCCAAAGCCACCCTTTTTATACTTGCTGCGACGGATTAATCGAGCGTTAACATTGCAGGAGATGTCCATCCCCTGCAGGGCTTGATCCGTAGCGCTTAGTGCAGACCTTGAATGTAGCTTGCGACTGCCGCGATGTCTTCGTCGCTCAGGCGTTTGGCGATGGTCTGCATGGTCATGGTGTCGCCGTCGTTGGTGCGGCCGCCTTCTTCCTTGCGGAAATCGGTCAGTTGTTTGGTGATGTATTGAGCGTGTTGGCCACCCAGGTGCGGGAAGCCGGCAGCGGCGTTGCCGGCGCCATTCGGCGAGTGGCAACCGGTGCAGGCAGGCAGGCCCTTGGCCAGGTTGCCGCCACGGAACAGGGCTTCACCGCGCGCGACGAGCTTAGGATCGGCGGCGCCAACGCTGCCTTTCTGGCTGGCGAAGTAGGCGGCGATGTCGGCCAGGTCCTGATCGCTCAGGTTGGTCAGCAATCCGGTCATCTCCAGTACAGTGCGCTTGCCTGACTTGATATCGTGCAACTGCTTGGTCAGGTAGCGTTCACCTTGACCGGCCAGTTTCGGAAAGTTTGGCGCCATGCTGTTCCCGTCCGGGCCATGGCAGGCTCCACATACAGCGGCTTTTGCCTGGCCCGCTGCGGCATCACCGGCAGCATGGGCGAAGCCTGAAATTCCCACGGTCAACAGCAGACTCACGATCAATTTGTTCATCAGCTAATCCAACTACGGCTAAGGGTTAAGTTATGGACCGGGTTTACTCGCTCATCCACAGGATGATGGCTTGGTAATCCTCGGCACTGCAGTCCATGCACAAACCACGCGGCGGCATCGCCTTGAAACCCTGGGTCACGTGTTGCACCAGCGTCCCCATACCTTTCGCCAACCTCGGCGTCCAAGCTTCCTGATCGCCTCTTTTGGGCGCCATGGGTAGTTGGCCGGAATGACAGGCACCACAAACACGGTTGTACACAGCTTCCGGATCCTGTGTAGCCTGTGCGCTGTAAAGCGGCATCAAGACTCCGGCAGCCAGCAGCCATTTCGTCATAAAACGACCTTTTCAGGGTTGAGAGCGTTCTGCGTTCTAATGCGCAATCAAGGTCTGTCGCTCTCGTGAACTTCATCCTTCGCTGGGACAAAGCACACACAAAATCTGCGGCATTATATACTGGCGTCACTGAAACGGAAGCGACACCGCGTTCCGCGCCCAATCCCGGCGCCGCCCACATCGGAAATCCCATGCAACTCAAGAATCCCATCCTCGGCCTGTGCCAACAGTCCACATTCATGCTCAGTGCCGCCAAAGTCGATCAATGCCCTGACGACGAAGGCTTCGAAGTGGCGTTCGCCGGGCGTTCCAACGCCGGTAAATCCAGCGCACTGAATACCCTGACTCACGCCAGCCTGGCGCGCACCTCGAAAACTCCGGGGCGCACACAGCTGTTGAACTTCTTCAAGCTAGACGAAGATCGCCGTCTGGTCGACCTGCCGGGCTACGGTTACGCAAAAGTACCGATCCCGCTGAAGATGCACTGGCAGCGTCACCTTGAGGCTTACCTCGGTGGCCGCGAGAGTTTGAAGGGGCTGATTCTGATGATGGACATCCGTCATCCAATGACCGACTTCGACCTGCTGATGCTCGACTGGGCGGTTGCCGCCGGCATGCCGATGCACATCCTGCTGACCAAGGCCGACAAACTGACCTACGGCGCAGCGAAGAACACCCTGCTCAAAGTGCAGTCGGAAATCCGCAAAGGTTGGGGTGATCTGGTCACCATCCAGCTCTTCTCCGCGCCAAAACGCATGGGCCTGGAAGAGGCCTACACTGTATTGGCCGGCTGGATGGAACTGGCAGACAAAGGCGCCGAGGCGGCTGAGTAAACAGGGATTAGAAAATTGGCTGGGGTGCGTTCAGGCTGGCTTTCAACGCAGCCTGAGCGTGCCACAGCCGATTTTTGGGCAAAAAAAGCCCCGGATTTCATTGGGGAGGGAGAAATTCCGGGGTTTAAGTTCCGAACCGCTAGGGCGGGGTTCAGATATCTGCCAACACTTAACACAACATAGGAGCATCGAAGGGCTTCACCAGCCATTCAGTATCTCTGAGTAGTGTCCTTCCAGATTAGTTCAGATTTTTTTCAAAAAGCTTTGGAATAATCCCAAGCGCTTTTCGAAATAAGCCGGTTTTACGGGCTTGCCGCGACAACAGGTCGCGGCTGACCGCTTTCAAATGGCTCAGTGAGCCTCATCCCAATTGTTGCCGACACCCACTTCGACCAGCAGCGGCACGTCCAGTTTCGCCGCTTCGCTCATGTGCAGGCGAATCTCGGCGCTGACCTGCTCGACCAGATCCTCGCGAACCTCCAGCACCAATTCATCGTGTACCTGCAGGATGACTTTGGCGTCCAGGCCGGACGTCGCCAGCCAGTTATCTACCGCGACCATGGCTTTCTTGATGATGTCGGCAGCCGTGCCCTGCATCGGCGCGTTGATCGCCGTGCGTTCGGCGGCCGCGCGCTCCTGCGGCTTGTTCGAGTTGATTTCAGGCAGATACAGACGACGACCGAAGAACGTCTCGACATAACCCTGATCCGCCGCCTGCGCGCGGGTGCGATCCATGTACTCGCGCACCCCCGGATAACGGGCGAAGTAAGTATCGATGTAAGCCTTGGCAGTCTTGGTGTCGACGCCGATATCCTTGCCGAGCTTCTGCGCGCCCATGCCGTAGATCAGACCGAAGTTGATCGCCTTGGCGCCACGGCGCTGGTCGGAGGTCACTTCATTGAGTTCGACCTTGAACACTTCGGCAGCGGTGGCGGTGTGCACGTCCAGATTGTTGCGGAAGGCGTTCATCAGACCTTCGTCCTTGGACAGGTGCGCCATGATCCGCAGTTCGATCTGCGAATAGTCCGCCGCCAGCAGTTTGTAGCCTTTTGGCGCGACGAATGCCTGGCGGATACGGCGGCCTTCAGCGGTGCGTACCGGGATGTTCTGCAGGTTCGGGTCGCTGGAGGACAAACGCCCGGTCGACGCCACAGCCTGATGATACGAGGTGTGGATACGGCCGGTACGCGGGTTGATCTGCTCTGGCAGGCGATCGGTGTAAGTGCTTTTCAGCTTGCTCATCGAGCGGTGCTCCATCAGCACCTTCGGCAAGCGGTGATCGTCTTCAGCAAGTTTCGCCAACACTTCTTCGGCGGTGGACGGCTGACCCTTGGCAGTCTTCTTCAGCACCGGAAGACCGAGTTTCTCGTAGAGAATCACACCCAGTTGCTTCGGCGAGCCAAGGTTGAATTCTTCCCCGGCGATCTCGAACGCTTCGCGCTCCAGCGCCACCATTTTGTTGCCCAGTTCGATGCTCTGGATGCCGAGCAACTCAGCGTCGACAAACGCGCCTTGGCGTTCGATGCGCGCCAACACGGGCACCAGCGGAATCTCGATGTCGGTCAGCACGCTGGCCAGACTCGGGATGGCGCTGAGTTTTTCGAACAAGGTCTGGTGCAGACGCAGGGTGATGTCGGCGTCTTCGGCAGCGTACGGCCCGGCCTGTTCCAGGGCGATCTGGTCGAAGGTCAGCTGTTTGGCGCCTTTGCCGGCTATGTCCTGGAAGCTCACGGTGGTGTGATCCAGATACTTCTGCGCGAGGCTGTCCATGTCGTGGCGGGTGGCGGTGGAGTTGAGCACGTAGGACTCAAGCATCGTGTCGAAGGCAATGCCGCGCACGTTGATGCCTTGGCTCTGATCGCCGCCGATGGCGCAGTTGGCCAGGATATTCATGTCGAACTTGGCGTGCTGGCCGACCTTGAGCTTGCTCGGGTCTTCGAGGATCGGCTTGAGCGCGCGCAGCACGGTGTCGCGATCCAGCTGCTCCGGCACGCCGATGTAGGAGTGGGTCAGCGGGATGTACGCGGCTTCGTTGGCCTGCACCGCGAACGACAGGCCGACCAGTTGCGCCTGCTGCGCGTCGATGCCGGTGGTTTCGGTGTCAAAGGCGAACAGCTTGGCGTTGTTGAGTTTTTCCAGCCAGACGTCGAAGCGCGCCTGATCGAGGATGGTTTCGTACGCAGCTTCAGCGGGAGCGGCAGGCGCTTCTTCCGCTGGCGCGCTGAACAGATCGCCGGCCGGTGCAGGCTCGCTGGCCGCGCTCAGTTCCAGCCGCTTGGCGTCGCGATCCAGATCGTTGATCCAGCTTTTGAATTCCAGCAGGGAGTACAACTCGTAGAGCTTGGCCGGGTCTTCTGCGCCCATCTGCAAATCATCGAGTTCTATGTCCAGTGGCACGTCGACCTTGATGGTCGCCAGTTGATAGGAGAGGAACGCCATCTCCTTGTGCTCTTCAAGCTTGGCCGGCAGGGTTTTCGCGCCGCGAATCGGCAAGGTCGGGACGATGTCGAGGTTGGCGTACAGCTTGGTGAGGCCGCCGTTGACCCCGACCAACAGGCCGGAAGCGGTCTTCGGGCCAATGCCCGGAACGCCTGGAATGTTGTCGGACGAATCGCCCATCAGCGCCAGATAATCGATGATCTGCTCCGGTGCGACGCCGAATTTCTCCTTCACGCCTTCCACGTCCATCGAACTACCGGACATGGTGTTGACCAAGGTAATGTGGCCGTCGACCAGTTGCGCCATGTCCTTGTCGCCGGTGGAGATGACCACCGGACGATCCGCCGCCGCGCTGCTGCGGGCGAGGGTGCCGATCACGTCGTCGGCCTCGACGCCTTCCACGCAGAGCAGCGGGAAACCGAGGGCGATCACGCTCTGGTGCAGCGGCTCGATCTGCACGCGCATGTCGTCGGGCATGCTCGGGCGGTTGGCTTTGTATTCGGCGTACATCTCATCGCGAAATGTCCCGCCCTTGGCGTCGAACACCACGGCGAACGGACTGTCCGGGTACTGCTTGCGCAGACTCTTGAGCATGTTCAGCACGCCTTTGACCGCACCGGTCGGCAGGCCTTTGGAGGTGGTCAGTGGTGGCAGCGCGTGAAACGCGCGGTACAGGTAAGACGAACCGTCCACCAGGACGAGGGGGGCTTGGCTCATGAGCAGGATCAACCTTTTCGGCGGGTCCGGCGCTAGAATAGCGGGACCGTTGACGACAAAGGGACAAG
Encoded here:
- a CDS encoding endonuclease/exonuclease/phosphatase family protein translates to MRRWKSERIVGLHDPQVNEHHLESTGLPADQRLRLLSFNIQVGISTERYRHYLTRSWQHLLPHNGRSGNLQKIGDLLRDFDLVALQEADGGSLRSGYVNQVEHLAHLGAFPYWYQQLNRNLGRLAQHSNGVLSRLRPWAIEDHPLPGPKGRGAILLRFGEGPDALVVVMMHLALGARTRSLQLGYIRELIGGYKHQVLMGDMNTHASDLLQHSPLRDLGLLAPQVEATFPSWRPQRCLDHILLSPTLTLEKVEVLAQPISDHLPVAVEIRLPGSLTADALPALSPAPSRNP
- a CDS encoding thiol:disulfide interchange protein DsbA/DsbL codes for the protein MRNLIISAALVAASLFGVTAQAAEAPAAPYVELANPVPVAEPGKIEVVELFWYGCPHCYAFEPVINPWVEKLPSDVNFVRIPAMFGGPWDAHGQMFLTLEAMGVEHKVHAAVFNAIQKEHKKLVTPEEMADFLATQGVDKDKFLATFNSFAIKGQIVKARELAKKYEITGVPTMIVNGKYRFDIGSAGGAEEALKLADQLVAKERAATKAAAN
- a CDS encoding c-type cytochrome — translated: MNKLIVSLLLTVGISGFAHAAGDAAAGQAKAAVCGACHGPDGNSMAPNFPKLAGQGERYLTKQLHDIKSGKRTVLEMTGLLTNLSDQDLADIAAYFASQKGSVGAADPKLVARGEALFRGGNLAKGLPACTGCHSPNGAGNAAAGFPHLGGQHAQYITKQLTDFRKEEGGRTNDGDTMTMQTIAKRLSDEDIAAVASYIQGLH
- a CDS encoding c-type cytochrome, with amino-acid sequence MTKWLLAAGVLMPLYSAQATQDPEAVYNRVCGACHSGQLPMAPKRGDQEAWTPRLAKGMGTLVQHVTQGFKAMPPRGLCMDCSAEDYQAIILWMSE
- the yihA gene encoding ribosome biogenesis GTP-binding protein YihA/YsxC, with protein sequence MQLKNPILGLCQQSTFMLSAAKVDQCPDDEGFEVAFAGRSNAGKSSALNTLTHASLARTSKTPGRTQLLNFFKLDEDRRLVDLPGYGYAKVPIPLKMHWQRHLEAYLGGRESLKGLILMMDIRHPMTDFDLLMLDWAVAAGMPMHILLTKADKLTYGAAKNTLLKVQSEIRKGWGDLVTIQLFSAPKRMGLEEAYTVLAGWMELADKGAEAAE
- the polA gene encoding DNA polymerase I, with protein sequence MSQAPLVLVDGSSYLYRAFHALPPLTTSKGLPTGAVKGVLNMLKSLRKQYPDSPFAVVFDAKGGTFRDEMYAEYKANRPSMPDDMRVQIEPLHQSVIALGFPLLCVEGVEADDVIGTLARSSAAADRPVVISTGDKDMAQLVDGHITLVNTMSGSSMDVEGVKEKFGVAPEQIIDYLALMGDSSDNIPGVPGIGPKTASGLLVGVNGGLTKLYANLDIVPTLPIRGAKTLPAKLEEHKEMAFLSYQLATIKVDVPLDIELDDLQMGAEDPAKLYELYSLLEFKSWINDLDRDAKRLELSAASEPAPAGDLFSAPAEEAPAAPAEAAYETILDQARFDVWLEKLNNAKLFAFDTETTGIDAQQAQLVGLSFAVQANEAAYIPLTHSYIGVPEQLDRDTVLRALKPILEDPSKLKVGQHAKFDMNILANCAIGGDQSQGINVRGIAFDTMLESYVLNSTATRHDMDSLAQKYLDHTTVSFQDIAGKGAKQLTFDQIALEQAGPYAAEDADITLRLHQTLFEKLSAIPSLASVLTDIEIPLVPVLARIERQGAFVDAELLGIQSIELGNKMVALEREAFEIAGEEFNLGSPKQLGVILYEKLGLPVLKKTAKGQPSTAEEVLAKLAEDDHRLPKVLMEHRSMSKLKSTYTDRLPEQINPRTGRIHTSYHQAVASTGRLSSSDPNLQNIPVRTAEGRRIRQAFVAPKGYKLLAADYSQIELRIMAHLSKDEGLMNAFRNNLDVHTATAAEVFKVELNEVTSDQRRGAKAINFGLIYGMGAQKLGKDIGVDTKTAKAYIDTYFARYPGVREYMDRTRAQAADQGYVETFFGRRLYLPEINSNKPQERAAAERTAINAPMQGTAADIIKKAMVAVDNWLATSGLDAKVILQVHDELVLEVREDLVEQVSAEIRLHMSEAAKLDVPLLVEVGVGNNWDEAH